In Geminocystis sp. NIES-3709, a single genomic region encodes these proteins:
- a CDS encoding DEAD/DEAH box helicase, whose protein sequence is MSTLHGSFLIKNKEKYFFIWSEAWKQLEKEKYDLEAEYLYVYPFLIDNPNQLYSLLKENNYHNVCEENIDKLESKWQWEMVLFPSQKKPKSKTVIPLLYEHYVTIPNKLSTVILYPWEVGGFKLNVQELLGFLAKLPLSKVDHVGCDLRFWSHIYRWGLDLICRRKFLPGIDEKNHSFWQPLLDSNIDQSRLTHFIQSMPSMSRCYVESEDDPIIPQQQIILDFLRTILDAQIRQLLSNISLSNNSDITIQSWLESLNNKEKQSFNLSSLDSKRLKTAFDNWTLPIQDNLITSDFQLIKKQYRICFKLQPPIATHQTDNYDNWCLNYYLQALDNPDFLVATEKVWQHPNPDLQIDDRVIENPQEIVLKGLGLASRFYEPIAESLSESMPNFCKLNAISAYQFIRGVVWQLQDNGLGVILPQGLNSGVDEQRLGVKIEAKVNLKKGERLNLNTLLNYNLKVAVGDKTLTQKEFHNLLAQKSPLVEIDGQWLALQPADVKAAEDILNQAENNINLTVEDALRLSSGNGETIAKLPVIAFESSGALADLINSINDNQKINILPTPKGFEGNLREYQKAGFSWLYFLEKWNLGACLADDMGLGKTIQLIAFLLTLKEQELLTKPNLIVCPTSVLNNWEREIKKFAPSLKAIIHHGEQRSKGKEFLKEAEKIDIIITSYALIYRDFDTLNMVEWQGVILDEAQNIKNPQAKQTQAVQDLKSEFRIALTGTPVENRLSELWSILQFLNPGYLGTQQFFQRRFTIPIEKYGDQHSLQILRSLVQPFILRRLKTDKNIIQDLPEKQEMNVYCGLSSEQAQLYQNLVDESLEKINETTGIKRHGLVLTLLMRLKQVCNHPAHLLKEEKLDFSPRSGKLLRLEEMLEEVVAEGDRSLIFTQFTEWGNLLQPYLKQKLGVEVLFLSGSTKIEKRQEMVDRFQNDPQGPPIFILSLKAGGTGLNLTKANHVFHYDRWWNPAVENQATDRAFRIGQKQNVQVHKFVCSGTLEEKINDILESKKQLAEQTINTGEDWLTDLDTDQLRNLLVLERNAIL, encoded by the coding sequence ATGTCAACTTTACATGGTAGTTTTTTAATAAAAAATAAAGAGAAATATTTTTTTATTTGGAGTGAGGCTTGGAAGCAATTAGAAAAGGAAAAATATGATTTAGAAGCAGAATATTTATATGTTTACCCTTTTTTAATAGATAACCCAAATCAACTATATTCATTATTAAAAGAGAATAACTATCATAATGTTTGTGAAGAAAATATAGATAAATTAGAATCAAAATGGCAATGGGAAATGGTATTATTTCCATCTCAAAAAAAACCTAAATCTAAAACTGTTATTCCTCTTTTATATGAACATTATGTAACTATTCCTAATAAATTAAGTACAGTTATTTTATATCCTTGGGAAGTAGGCGGATTTAAACTTAATGTACAGGAATTATTAGGTTTTTTGGCAAAATTACCCTTAAGTAAAGTTGATCATGTTGGTTGCGATTTAAGATTTTGGAGTCATATTTATCGTTGGGGTTTAGACTTAATTTGTCGTCGTAAATTTCTCCCCGGAATAGATGAAAAAAATCATAGTTTTTGGCAACCTCTATTAGATAGTAATATTGATCAAAGTAGATTAACCCATTTTATCCAATCAATGCCTTCAATGAGTCGTTGTTATGTGGAATCAGAAGATGATCCAATTATTCCTCAACAACAAATAATTTTAGATTTTCTTCGCACAATTTTAGATGCTCAAATTCGTCAATTATTATCAAATATTTCTTTGAGTAATAATAGTGATATTACTATTCAATCATGGCTAGAATCATTAAATAATAAGGAAAAACAGAGTTTTAATTTATCTTCTCTTGATAGTAAAAGATTAAAAACTGCTTTCGATAATTGGACATTACCAATACAAGATAACTTAATTACTTCAGATTTTCAATTAATTAAAAAACAGTACCGAATTTGTTTTAAATTACAACCCCCTATTGCTACACATCAAACTGATAATTATGATAATTGGTGTTTAAATTATTATTTACAAGCATTAGATAATCCTGATTTTTTAGTCGCAACAGAAAAAGTTTGGCAACACCCTAATCCTGATTTACAAATAGACGATCGAGTAATAGAAAATCCTCAAGAAATAGTGTTAAAAGGATTAGGATTAGCCAGTAGATTTTATGAACCGATCGCCGAAAGTTTATCAGAATCTATGCCTAATTTCTGTAAATTAAACGCCATTTCGGCTTATCAATTTATTCGAGGTGTAGTGTGGCAGTTACAGGATAATGGTTTAGGCGTCATTTTACCACAAGGTTTAAATAGTGGCGTTGATGAACAACGTTTAGGAGTTAAAATTGAAGCGAAAGTTAACCTTAAAAAAGGTGAAAGATTAAACTTAAATACCCTTTTAAACTACAACTTAAAAGTTGCTGTAGGAGATAAGACTTTAACACAAAAAGAATTTCATAATTTATTAGCTCAAAAATCTCCTTTAGTGGAAATTGATGGGCAGTGGTTAGCTTTACAACCGGCTGATGTTAAAGCCGCAGAAGACATCTTAAATCAAGCAGAAAATAATATTAATTTAACCGTAGAAGATGCTTTAAGATTAAGTAGTGGTAATGGAGAAACGATCGCCAAATTACCTGTTATTGCCTTTGAAAGTAGTGGAGCATTGGCTGATTTAATTAATAGTATTAATGATAATCAAAAAATTAATATCTTACCAACTCCGAAAGGTTTTGAAGGTAACTTAAGAGAATATCAAAAAGCTGGATTTAGTTGGTTATATTTTCTGGAAAAATGGAATTTAGGTGCTTGTTTAGCTGATGATATGGGATTAGGTAAAACGATTCAATTAATTGCTTTTTTACTGACTTTAAAAGAACAAGAATTATTAACAAAACCTAATCTTATTGTTTGTCCTACGTCTGTATTGAATAATTGGGAAAGAGAGATCAAGAAATTTGCACCATCTTTAAAAGCAATTATTCATCATGGGGAACAAAGAAGTAAAGGAAAAGAGTTTCTTAAAGAAGCTGAAAAAATTGATATTATTATTACCAGTTATGCCCTAATTTATCGTGATTTTGACACTTTAAATATGGTAGAATGGCAAGGAGTTATTCTTGATGAAGCTCAAAATATTAAAAATCCTCAAGCGAAACAAACTCAAGCAGTACAAGACTTAAAATCAGAATTTAGAATTGCTTTAACAGGAACTCCTGTAGAAAATCGTCTCTCAGAATTATGGTCAATTTTACAATTTTTAAATCCAGGATATTTGGGAACACAACAATTTTTTCAACGACGTTTTACTATCCCCATCGAAAAATATGGAGATCAACATTCTTTACAAATTTTACGATCGCTTGTGCAACCTTTCATCTTACGTCGTTTGAAAACAGACAAAAATATTATTCAAGATTTACCAGAAAAACAGGAGATGAATGTTTATTGTGGTTTATCTAGTGAACAAGCCCAATTATATCAAAATTTAGTTGATGAATCTTTAGAAAAAATTAATGAAACCACGGGAATTAAACGTCATGGATTAGTGTTAACTTTATTGATGAGATTAAAACAAGTATGCAATCATCCTGCCCATTTATTAAAAGAAGAAAAACTCGATTTTTCTCCTAGATCTGGTAAATTATTAAGATTAGAAGAGATGTTAGAAGAAGTAGTTGCAGAAGGAGATCGAAGTTTAATATTTACTCAATTTACAGAGTGGGGAAATCTATTACAGCCCTATTTAAAGCAAAAGCTAGGGGTAGAAGTACTGTTTTTATCGGGGAGTACAAAAATTGAAAAACGTCAAGAAATGGTCGATCGTTTTCAAAATGATCCTCAAGGACCACCTATTTTTATCTTATCTTTAAAAGCTGGGGGAACGGGATTAAATTTAACAAAAGCAAATCATGTTTTTCATTACGATCGATGGTGGAATCCTGCGGTAGAAAATCAAGCAACCGATCGAGCTTTTCGTATAGGACAAAAACAAAATGTCCAAGTCCATAAATTCGTTTGTAGTGGAACATTAGAAGAAAAAATTAATGATATTTTAGAAAGTAAAAAACAACTCGCAGAACAAACAATTAATACAGGAGAAGACTGGTTAACAGATTTAGATACAGATCAATTAAGAAATTTATTAGTGTTAGAAAGAAATGCTATATTATAG
- a CDS encoding LD-carboxypeptidase: protein MIRSPFLQKGDNLLAIAPSGTLRQKEKEKFEQGLEIWQKNGYNIVLEKNYFEQEGYLAGKDQIRRLALKEAWLNPKYKGIICVRGGYGGARLLENWQWDSIAKTKWLIGFSDITSLLWSLYNQGIISVHGAVLTTLVEESPESLQRLFDYLEGKSLKPLYGNGWGNGKAKGRLLAGNLTVATHLLGTNICPDLDNVILAFEDVQEAPYRLDRMLTQWRLMGMFQKVKGILLGRFSDCNPPPNLPSWNVNEVLVDRLQDLNIPIISDLPFGHDGVNNCLPVGELVEIDGDRGEVHFHI from the coding sequence ATGATACGCTCTCCATTTTTACAAAAAGGTGACAATTTATTAGCGATCGCACCTAGTGGAACATTAAGGCAAAAAGAAAAAGAGAAATTTGAGCAAGGGTTAGAAATTTGGCAAAAAAATGGTTATAACATCGTATTAGAAAAAAATTATTTTGAACAAGAAGGTTATTTGGCAGGAAAAGATCAAATTCGTCGATTAGCTTTAAAAGAAGCATGGCTTAATCCCAAATATAAAGGAATTATTTGTGTTAGAGGTGGTTATGGTGGTGCTAGATTATTGGAAAATTGGCAGTGGGATTCTATTGCTAAGACAAAATGGTTAATCGGTTTTTCTGACATAACTAGCTTATTGTGGAGTTTATACAATCAAGGAATTATCAGCGTTCATGGTGCAGTATTAACTACATTGGTGGAAGAATCTCCAGAATCACTACAACGATTATTTGACTATCTGGAAGGAAAATCTCTGAAACCTTTATACGGAAATGGTTGGGGTAATGGTAAAGCAAAAGGAAGACTTTTAGCTGGTAATTTGACGGTTGCAACCCATTTACTCGGTACAAATATTTGTCCAGACCTTGATAATGTAATATTAGCTTTTGAAGATGTACAAGAAGCTCCTTATCGTCTCGATCGAATGTTAACCCAATGGCGATTAATGGGAATGTTTCAAAAAGTTAAAGGTATTCTTTTAGGTAGGTTTAGCGATTGTAATCCTCCTCCAAATCTTCCGAGTTGGAATGTCAATGAAGTTCTAGTCGATCGACTCCAAGATCTTAATATTCCCATTATAAGTGACTTACCTTTCGGTCATGACGGCGTAAATAACTGTTTGCCAGTGGGAGAGTTGGTAGAAATAGATGGCGATCGTGGAGAAGTTCATTTTCATATATAA
- the ftsH3 gene encoding ATP-dependent zinc metalloprotease FtsH3: MSKNNKKWRNIGLYAILAVVVVALGTVFLDRPQTNQLSWKYSQFISEVQSDQVERVNLSADRTQAVATARDGQRFLVNLPNDPQLIDILSENKVDISVLPQSDESFWFRALSSLFFPILLLVGLFFLLRRASSGPGSQAMNFGKSKARVQMEPQTQVTFSDVAGIEQAKLELTEVVDFLKNGERFTAIGAKIPKGVLLVGPPGTGKTLLAKAVAGEAGVPFFSISGSEFVEMFVGVGASRVRDLFEQAKQNAPCIVFIDEIDAVGRQRGAGLGGGNDEREQTLNQLLTEMDGFEGNTGIIIVAATNRPDVLDSALLRPGRFDRQVVVDRPDFAGRSEILNVHARGKTLASDVDLEKIARRTPGFTGADLSNLLNEAAILAARRNLTEISMDEINDAIDRVLAGPEKKNRVMSQKRKELVAYHEAGHALVGALMPDYDPVQKISIIPRGRAGGLTWFTPSEDRMESGLYSRSYLQNQMAVALGGRIAEEIIFGEEEVTTGASNDLQQVARVARQMITRFGMSDRLGPVALGRQNGNVFMGRDIASDRDFSDCTASAIDEEVKKLVDQAYQRAKQVLLENRSVLDKLADMLIEKETVDADELQDILNTNEVKMAVIV, encoded by the coding sequence GTGAGCAAAAATAACAAGAAATGGCGCAATATCGGTCTGTATGCCATTTTAGCCGTTGTAGTGGTGGCACTAGGAACAGTTTTTCTCGATCGACCTCAAACAAATCAATTAAGTTGGAAATATAGTCAATTTATTAGTGAAGTTCAAAGTGATCAAGTAGAAAGAGTTAACCTAAGTGCCGATCGAACTCAAGCGGTAGCCACTGCTAGAGACGGACAAAGATTTTTAGTAAATTTACCTAATGATCCCCAATTAATTGACATTTTATCCGAAAATAAGGTAGATATTTCTGTTTTACCTCAAAGTGACGAAAGTTTCTGGTTCAGAGCCTTAAGTAGTCTATTTTTCCCCATTTTACTATTAGTCGGGTTATTTTTCTTACTCCGTCGTGCATCCAGTGGCCCCGGATCTCAAGCCATGAACTTTGGGAAATCAAAAGCCAGAGTACAAATGGAGCCTCAAACCCAAGTTACTTTTAGTGATGTTGCTGGAATTGAACAAGCAAAATTAGAGTTAACCGAAGTTGTGGACTTCTTAAAAAATGGTGAACGTTTCACCGCTATTGGTGCAAAAATTCCTAAAGGTGTCTTATTAGTAGGCCCTCCCGGAACTGGTAAAACTCTTTTAGCTAAAGCCGTTGCAGGAGAAGCAGGAGTTCCTTTCTTCAGCATTTCTGGTTCGGAATTTGTGGAAATGTTTGTGGGTGTGGGTGCTTCTCGTGTTCGTGATTTATTTGAACAAGCAAAACAAAACGCTCCTTGTATTGTATTCATTGATGAAATTGATGCAGTTGGTCGTCAAAGAGGTGCGGGTTTAGGTGGTGGTAACGATGAACGGGAACAAACCTTAAACCAATTGTTAACGGAAATGGATGGTTTTGAAGGTAACACTGGTATCATCATTGTTGCGGCTACGAACCGCCCTGATGTTCTTGATTCTGCGTTATTACGTCCCGGTCGTTTCGATCGCCAAGTGGTAGTTGATCGTCCTGATTTTGCCGGTCGTTCTGAGATTCTGAACGTTCATGCTCGTGGTAAAACTCTCGCTAGTGATGTGGACTTAGAAAAAATCGCCCGTCGTACTCCCGGATTTACAGGTGCAGATTTATCTAATCTTCTTAATGAAGCCGCTATTTTAGCCGCTCGTCGTAACTTGACTGAAATTTCTATGGATGAAATTAACGATGCTATCGATCGAGTTTTAGCCGGTCCTGAGAAGAAAAATCGAGTAATGAGCCAAAAACGTAAGGAATTAGTTGCTTATCATGAAGCGGGACACGCTTTAGTAGGAGCATTAATGCCAGACTATGATCCTGTACAAAAAATTAGTATTATTCCCCGTGGCCGAGCAGGTGGTTTAACATGGTTTACACCTAGTGAAGATCGTATGGAATCCGGCTTATATTCCCGTTCGTACCTTCAAAATCAGATGGCCGTAGCTTTAGGCGGTCGTATAGCAGAAGAAATTATCTTCGGTGAGGAAGAAGTTACTACTGGAGCATCCAATGATTTACAACAAGTTGCACGGGTAGCTCGTCAAATGATTACTCGTTTCGGTATGAGCGATCGTCTTGGGCCTGTTGCATTAGGTCGTCAAAATGGTAATGTCTTCATGGGACGTGATATTGCTTCCGATCGTGATTTCTCTGATTGTACAGCTTCCGCCATTGATGAAGAAGTGAAAAAATTAGTAGATCAAGCCTATCAAAGAGCAAAACAAGTCTTACTCGAAAATCGCTCTGTTTTAGATAAATTAGCTGATATGTTAATTGAAAAAGAAACTGTTGACGCTGACGAGTTACAAGACATCCTTAACACCAATGAAGTTAAAATGGCTGTTATTGTATAG
- a CDS encoding Mur ligase family protein — protein sequence MNIIENLRLGLAVATAKIITGFVKLFKLGSASVLPGEIASRFYPKLLSLLSKQLSKGLIFVVGTNGKTTTSLLLKDILVNNGYKVIHNSTGANLINGLITCLIMHSNLWGKLTADYAILEVDENVLPLALKQCNPTHILGLNLFRDQLDRYGEVDSISYRWQNAIEPLNEDTYIILNGDDPTLCYLGQNLSQKVLFFGLNEPALYLEEIPHAVDSIYCPKCGTSLNYQGVYISHLGDYDCPSCDFTKSKLAVNSSEWSQILIGVYNKYNTLAAGLLAETIGIERDIINNTITNFKAAFGRAEELTIKDKKVRILLAKNPVGMNETIRAVNDIRQVNLSSTILMVLNDRIPDGTDVSWIWDVDTEKLVEMGGNIIVSGDRVYDMALRLKYSIDTLQSSMNLIVEETLQNAINKALELTQKNDTLYIIPTYSAMLEVRKILIGRDIL from the coding sequence ATGAATATTATTGAAAATTTACGTTTAGGATTAGCTGTTGCCACGGCAAAAATAATTACGGGTTTTGTTAAGTTATTTAAGTTGGGCTCTGCTAGTGTTTTGCCCGGTGAAATTGCTAGTCGTTTTTATCCTAAATTATTAAGTCTTTTATCAAAGCAATTAAGTAAAGGTTTAATTTTTGTGGTAGGTACAAATGGAAAAACGACAACTTCATTATTATTAAAAGATATATTAGTTAATAACGGTTATAAAGTTATTCATAATTCTACTGGTGCAAATTTAATTAATGGTTTAATTACTTGTTTAATTATGCACAGTAATTTATGGGGAAAATTAACAGCAGATTATGCTATTTTAGAAGTTGATGAAAATGTTTTACCTTTAGCTTTAAAACAATGCAATCCTACTCATATTTTAGGATTAAATTTATTTAGAGATCAACTCGATCGATATGGAGAAGTTGACAGTATTAGTTACCGTTGGCAAAATGCGATCGAGCCTTTAAATGAAGATACTTATATTATTTTAAATGGAGATGATCCAACCCTTTGTTATCTAGGTCAAAATCTCTCTCAAAAAGTTTTATTTTTTGGCTTAAATGAACCTGCATTATACTTAGAGGAAATACCCCACGCAGTGGATTCTATTTATTGTCCAAAATGTGGTACATCTCTTAATTATCAGGGGGTTTATATTTCTCACTTAGGAGATTATGATTGTCCAAGTTGTGATTTTACTAAGAGTAAATTAGCAGTAAATAGTAGTGAATGGTCACAAATTTTAATCGGAGTTTACAATAAATATAATACTTTAGCGGCTGGATTATTAGCCGAAACGATCGGTATAGAAAGAGATATTATAAATAATACTATTACTAATTTTAAAGCGGCTTTTGGCAGGGCGGAAGAATTGACAATTAAAGATAAAAAAGTTCGTATTTTATTAGCTAAAAATCCAGTAGGCATGAATGAAACTATTAGAGCAGTAAATGACATTAGGCAAGTTAATTTATCCAGTACAATTTTAATGGTATTAAATGATCGTATTCCCGATGGTACTGATGTTTCTTGGATATGGGATGTTGATACAGAAAAGCTAGTAGAAATGGGAGGAAATATTATAGTTAGTGGCGATCGAGTTTATGACATGGCATTGCGACTAAAATATAGTATTGATACTCTTCAATCTTCTATGAATTTAATAGTAGAAGAAACTCTACAAAATGCTATTAATAAAGCCTTAGAATTAACTCAAAAAAATGATACTTTGTATATTATTCCCACCTATTCTGCCATGTTAGAAGTGAGAAAAATACTGATTGGCAGAGACATTCTTTGA
- the acpP gene encoding acyl carrier protein, translating to MNQEVLKKVQEIVVEQLDVDADKVTPEANFVNDLDADSLDVVELVMALEEAFEIEISDEEAEKITTVADAVTHIESKTQAAA from the coding sequence ATGAACCAAGAAGTATTAAAAAAAGTGCAGGAAATTGTTGTTGAACAATTAGATGTTGATGCTGACAAAGTAACTCCAGAAGCTAATTTTGTTAATGATTTAGATGCTGACTCCCTTGACGTAGTGGAATTAGTTATGGCTTTAGAGGAGGCTTTTGAAATTGAAATTTCTGATGAAGAAGCTGAAAAAATTACTACCGTAGCCGATGCAGTAACCCATATTGAAAGTAAAACTCAAGCGGCGGCTTAA
- the fabF gene encoding beta-ketoacyl-ACP synthase II has translation MSNGQLKRVVVTGLGAITPIGNTVEAYWQGLKEGRNGIGMITCFDTSDHACKIAGEVKDFDPLSYMDRKEAKRMARFSQFAVAASIDALKDANLVINDENADDVGIVIGTGVGGLKVMEEQNEVLLTKGPGRVTPFLVPTMISNMAAGLTAIHVGAKGPNSCSVTACAAGSNGIGDAFRLIQGGYAKAMICGGTEAAITPLAMAGFASAKALSTRNDSPETASRPFDVDRDGFVMGEGAGILILEEREYAIARGAKIYAEMVGYGMTCDAYHMTSPVPEGLGATKAIELALKDGNLTPDQISYVNAHGTSTSANDTTETKAIKRALGDNAYKIVVSSTKSMTGHLLGGSGGIEAVATVLAIYHDRVPPTINLQNPDPDCDLDYVPNESREVNVEVALSNSFGFGGHNVTLAFRKHL, from the coding sequence ATGAGTAATGGACAACTAAAAAGAGTTGTAGTTACTGGGTTGGGCGCTATTACCCCGATCGGTAATACAGTAGAAGCCTACTGGCAAGGTTTAAAAGAAGGTCGTAACGGTATCGGTATGATTACTTGTTTTGACACATCGGATCATGCTTGTAAAATTGCAGGAGAAGTTAAAGACTTTGATCCTCTATCATACATGGATCGTAAGGAAGCGAAACGCATGGCAAGATTTTCTCAATTTGCCGTTGCCGCCAGTATTGACGCGCTTAAGGATGCAAACTTAGTGATCAATGATGAAAATGCCGATGATGTGGGTATCGTTATTGGTACTGGGGTTGGTGGGTTAAAAGTGATGGAAGAACAGAACGAAGTATTATTAACTAAAGGACCAGGGCGTGTAACTCCTTTTTTAGTACCGACGATGATCTCGAATATGGCCGCTGGTTTGACGGCCATCCATGTAGGAGCAAAAGGGCCTAATTCTTGTTCTGTAACCGCTTGTGCGGCCGGCTCGAATGGGATTGGGGATGCTTTTCGTCTTATTCAAGGAGGCTATGCTAAAGCCATGATTTGTGGTGGTACAGAAGCGGCGATTACTCCTTTGGCGATGGCAGGCTTTGCTTCTGCTAAGGCTTTGTCCACCCGTAATGATAGTCCAGAAACCGCTAGTCGTCCTTTTGATGTCGATCGAGATGGTTTTGTTATGGGTGAAGGTGCTGGTATTCTTATCTTAGAAGAAAGAGAATATGCGATCGCACGAGGTGCAAAAATTTACGCTGAAATGGTGGGTTATGGTATGACTTGTGATGCTTACCACATGACTTCTCCCGTGCCTGAAGGATTGGGGGCAACCAAAGCTATAGAATTAGCCTTAAAAGACGGTAACTTAACCCCTGATCAAATTAGCTATGTCAATGCTCATGGTACAAGTACTTCTGCAAATGATACTACAGAAACAAAAGCGATTAAACGGGCTTTGGGAGACAACGCCTATAAAATTGTCGTAAGTTCCACAAAATCGATGACAGGGCATCTTTTAGGCGGTTCTGGAGGTATTGAGGCAGTAGCTACGGTATTGGCTATTTATCACGATCGAGTGCCACCTACAATTAACTTACAAAATCCTGATCCTGACTGTGATTTGGACTATGTACCCAACGAAAGTCGTGAGGTTAATGTAGAGGTTGCCTTATCTAATTCCTTCGGTTTTGGTGGGCATAATGTTACTTTAGCATTCAGAAAACACCTTTAA